One part of the Arthrobacter sp. B1I2 genome encodes these proteins:
- a CDS encoding carbohydrate ABC transporter permease: protein MSTLKDTKPAVRAAGAANTRAARPAGRKSRLTRQQSRAGWLFLAPALLHSTFFLAVPALAAIFLSFTNYDFSGAWQMIGTENYVELFQDTRFQAAFRNTILYTLAVVPLSMGLALIIALGLNQKIRGLGFFRTVYYLPVVTATVAVASVWLWIYHPGAGLANAVGSLFGLTRSEWLNDPATALPALIAVGVWQGLGAKMIVYLAALQGVSKELLEAANLDGANRWQVFRNVIWPALGPAHYFVLITAIVQTFQVFDLVFVMTKGGPVNSTTVLTFDIYNNAFEGLRLGYASAETVIMLILVAAFIYLGGRSQRKNQDG, encoded by the coding sequence GTGAGCACTCTTAAGGACACCAAACCAGCGGTGCGCGCGGCGGGGGCGGCTAACACCCGCGCCGCGCGCCCTGCGGGGCGGAAGTCACGACTCACCCGTCAGCAGTCCCGCGCTGGCTGGTTGTTCCTGGCACCAGCCCTGCTGCATTCAACATTCTTTCTCGCCGTACCAGCCCTCGCGGCAATCTTCCTGAGTTTCACGAACTACGATTTCTCCGGCGCCTGGCAGATGATCGGCACTGAGAACTACGTGGAGCTGTTCCAGGACACCCGGTTCCAAGCGGCGTTCCGCAACACCATCCTCTACACTCTCGCCGTGGTTCCCCTGTCCATGGGGTTGGCTTTGATCATCGCGTTGGGCCTGAACCAAAAGATCCGCGGTCTGGGGTTCTTCAGGACGGTCTATTACCTGCCCGTCGTGACCGCAACCGTGGCTGTCGCCTCGGTGTGGCTGTGGATTTACCACCCGGGCGCAGGCCTTGCCAACGCTGTTGGTAGCCTCTTCGGACTCACGCGGTCCGAGTGGTTGAATGACCCCGCCACAGCCCTGCCCGCCTTGATCGCCGTCGGCGTGTGGCAAGGACTTGGTGCCAAGATGATCGTCTATCTGGCCGCCCTGCAGGGCGTGTCCAAGGAACTGCTGGAGGCCGCAAACCTGGATGGCGCCAATCGCTGGCAGGTTTTCCGGAACGTGATCTGGCCGGCTTTGGGACCCGCCCATTACTTCGTGTTGATCACCGCCATCGTGCAGACCTTCCAGGTCTTCGACCTCGTCTTCGTTATGACCAAGGGTGGTCCGGTCAATTCCACGACCGTGCTGACCTTCGACATCTACAACAACGCCTTCGAAGGCCTCCGGCTGGGCTATGCCTCGGCCGAAACGGTCATCATGCTCATACTCGTCGCTGCCTTCATCTACCTGGGTGGTCGTTCGCAAAGGAAGAACCAGGATGGTTAA
- a CDS encoding extracellular solute-binding protein, with product MARRRAGFLALAVAGTLALGACGSGGTSTAPASNPAEVTGTLRVLVPSYPASNEGKAELEKVVASFKTKYPQVTVEPDFATFDTLNQKISTSIAGGQGYDVLVTGIGWVPPFAAKNVFEDLSTFGATAESLGESTNPALVPASEYKGKVYAVPLIAGPKPLALRKSLFEKAGLDPSKPPTTMAEIKTAAEKLTVKDGAGNITQAGFDFWAAPGGYRQDFVALLGSLGKPLYNTDGGAEFAGSEGVQTLEWMKSMVNNVQKYGAQNAAKSPLVNTGEAAMGFTGGYIDCSDKGVGQAVCDDLVYFNLEDKEGSMFTGGQLASVGKSSKLKAAAWDFIQELSKPEAEAGIATLNFAVPAGKDAADSAVVKSNPASTFVAANLADAKFEGGAANWLDLRGTFGTSLDDALLGKKTAEETLKALEQQSK from the coding sequence ATGGCACGTCGACGTGCAGGATTTCTCGCGCTGGCAGTCGCCGGCACCCTTGCCCTTGGAGCCTGTGGCTCTGGCGGTACATCTACTGCCCCCGCTTCCAATCCCGCGGAAGTAACAGGGACTCTCCGGGTACTGGTTCCCAGCTACCCAGCCAGCAACGAAGGTAAAGCCGAGCTCGAAAAGGTAGTGGCATCCTTCAAGACGAAGTACCCGCAGGTAACTGTCGAACCTGACTTTGCCACTTTCGACACCCTCAACCAGAAGATCTCCACCTCCATTGCTGGAGGCCAGGGATACGACGTGCTGGTAACCGGAATCGGCTGGGTGCCTCCGTTTGCCGCCAAGAACGTTTTTGAAGACCTCTCAACGTTTGGCGCCACCGCTGAATCGCTCGGAGAATCGACGAATCCGGCCCTCGTTCCGGCCTCGGAATACAAGGGCAAGGTCTATGCCGTTCCGTTGATCGCCGGGCCCAAGCCTTTGGCACTGCGGAAATCGCTCTTCGAGAAGGCAGGGCTTGATCCGTCGAAGCCGCCGACAACCATGGCCGAAATCAAGACCGCTGCCGAGAAGCTCACCGTCAAGGATGGCGCAGGGAACATCACCCAGGCAGGCTTTGACTTCTGGGCCGCACCGGGCGGGTACCGTCAGGACTTCGTCGCTCTGCTCGGTTCATTGGGCAAGCCCCTCTACAACACCGACGGTGGGGCTGAATTCGCCGGTTCCGAGGGCGTTCAGACCCTTGAATGGATGAAGTCTATGGTGAATAACGTGCAGAAGTACGGTGCACAGAACGCGGCAAAGTCCCCGCTGGTCAACACGGGCGAAGCTGCCATGGGCTTCACCGGCGGATACATTGACTGCTCGGACAAGGGCGTAGGCCAGGCCGTCTGTGACGACCTCGTCTACTTCAACCTCGAGGACAAGGAAGGCTCCATGTTCACCGGCGGGCAGCTTGCCTCCGTCGGTAAGAGCAGCAAGCTCAAGGCAGCGGCCTGGGATTTCATCCAGGAGCTCAGCAAGCCGGAAGCTGAAGCGGGCATTGCTACCCTGAACTTCGCCGTCCCGGCAGGCAAGGACGCCGCGGACTCGGCTGTCGTGAAGTCCAACCCGGCGAGCACGTTCGTAGCCGCGAACCTGGCCGACGCCAAGTTTGAGGGCGGAGCTGCCAACTGGCTCGATCTTCGGGGAACGTTCGGAACAAGCCTTGATGACGCCCTGCTCGGCAAGAAAACTGCAGAGGAAACGCTCAAGGCCCTGGAGCAGCAATCAAAGTGA
- a CDS encoding DUF624 domain-containing protein, with protein MAGLETVGDTLLLQVLFLLVSLPLFTMVPAAIALQRALRKTVIEERPGVARSFFREFSWAWPRIGYLGLAVPVAMAAAVFSILFWLATPGAPGLLALCVIIPICGIGAAAYVALLAASMVAKDDATRPELMGSTRALVLASPLPLAGCVVVLSTWLLLALRLPTLIPLGSGLVPAFLAWLLVRKQMDNSNDATG; from the coding sequence ATGGCTGGCTTGGAAACTGTCGGGGACACCCTCCTGCTGCAGGTCCTGTTCCTGCTCGTCAGTCTTCCACTTTTCACCATGGTTCCTGCAGCCATCGCCTTGCAGCGGGCGCTGCGCAAAACCGTCATCGAGGAACGCCCCGGAGTGGCCCGCTCCTTTTTCCGGGAGTTTTCGTGGGCCTGGCCGCGTATTGGATACCTGGGTTTGGCCGTGCCGGTAGCCATGGCAGCAGCCGTCTTCTCCATACTCTTCTGGCTGGCAACACCAGGAGCTCCCGGCCTGCTGGCCCTGTGCGTGATCATCCCTATTTGCGGCATCGGGGCCGCGGCGTACGTGGCGTTGCTGGCAGCGTCTATGGTTGCTAAGGATGACGCCACCCGCCCGGAACTGATGGGATCGACCCGGGCCTTGGTACTGGCTAGCCCACTGCCCCTTGCCGGGTGCGTGGTTGTCTTGAGCACCTGGCTGCTTCTTGCCCTCCGCCTGCCGACGTTGATTCCCCTGGGCAGTGGATTAGTCCCTGCCTTCCTTGCGTGGCTTCTGGTCCGCAAACAAATGGACAACAGCAATGACGCTACGGGATAA
- a CDS encoding LacI family DNA-binding transcriptional regulator, whose product MRITKDSRQPVIADVARLAGVSVPTVSRVLTGNIPVSEERRQRVLAAVEELNYRPSSLARALRSGERSMIAIFAATTSTFGYANTLAGIEEVAQGAGYSVVISAVKSSEDSDVKAALEIALQQQLAGIIVLDFDPSGAEVLKQLPKNIPTVAASGFSSGQPGFPYAFIDEYAAGREATQHLLNLGHSTVHHLGLYPLTQFSGRYQGWHDALTDAGIEPPAVLEASRAPRSGYEQGLRIAADPGITAVFCSNDGLALAALRALKEKGVAVPSEVSIIGWDNQPFSEFTWPALSTVSPDFKDLGVRAFGLLQQQLSGQEEISDSSARPQLLERESTAAPGRRGL is encoded by the coding sequence ATGAGAATTACGAAAGATTCCCGACAGCCGGTGATCGCCGACGTCGCCCGCCTTGCGGGTGTCTCCGTACCAACAGTCTCGCGAGTTTTGACGGGAAACATCCCGGTCAGCGAGGAGCGTCGGCAGAGAGTTCTGGCCGCAGTCGAAGAACTGAACTATCGACCCAGTTCACTCGCGAGGGCCCTCAGGAGCGGCGAGCGATCGATGATAGCCATCTTCGCGGCAACCACCTCCACCTTCGGGTATGCCAACACCCTTGCTGGCATCGAGGAGGTAGCCCAAGGAGCTGGCTACTCCGTGGTGATATCGGCAGTAAAATCCTCCGAGGACTCGGATGTGAAGGCCGCGCTCGAAATCGCCCTTCAACAACAGCTTGCAGGAATCATCGTCCTGGACTTTGACCCATCAGGCGCAGAAGTGCTCAAACAACTTCCCAAAAACATACCCACCGTCGCTGCATCCGGATTCTCCTCAGGCCAGCCAGGCTTCCCCTACGCATTCATTGATGAGTACGCAGCCGGCCGTGAGGCCACCCAACACCTGCTCAACCTAGGACACTCTACTGTCCACCACCTAGGCCTCTACCCCCTGACCCAGTTCTCCGGGCGCTACCAAGGATGGCATGACGCGCTCACTGACGCCGGCATCGAACCACCCGCAGTACTTGAAGCCTCCCGCGCCCCAAGATCCGGCTATGAGCAAGGACTTCGGATCGCAGCGGACCCCGGAATAACGGCTGTCTTCTGCTCCAACGACGGGCTAGCTCTCGCCGCGCTCCGCGCACTCAAGGAAAAGGGAGTCGCGGTCCCGAGCGAGGTATCCATCATCGGCTGGGATAACCAGCCCTTCAGTGAGTTCACATGGCCCGCCCTCAGCACCGTGTCGCCGGACTTCAAAGACCTGGGCGTTAGAGCATTCGGTTTGCTCCAGCAGCAACTGTCAGGGCAAGAGGAAATTTCCGACTCTTCCGCCCGACCCCAACTTCTCGAAAGAGAATCCACTGCGGCGCCGGGTCGCCGGGGCCTTTGA
- a CDS encoding tyrosine-type recombinase/integrase, translating into MASIVPRPRWDGTTAFSVRWRDPGTRRQRRLTLRSEQEATSLARHLNDNGQILAHVLPDARPGNPDVPTVADVVQEHIDLLVRPSPGAIGTYQRILDLHIRESIGTIPVDEFGYRDTMQWLKHLSAKGAAPKSMHNMHGLLSAAMNTALLLGYVSRNPCRGVTLPTIERADDDAMFLTHEEFSLLLEGIDEHYRTFIQFLVMTGTRFGEATAMRVIDIDLRSRPATARVNKAWKRDGHSRYYVGPTKTAAGRRTIGLNPALVELLIPIVAGRPGSDLLFTTTDGGRISHKPFWQHHWVPAIHTAQARGLAKTPRIHDLRHTHASWLIQDGVMSLFAISRRLGHASVQTTEQVYGHLMPQALQDGADATERSIQGIHS; encoded by the coding sequence GTGGCCAGCATTGTCCCCCGCCCGCGCTGGGATGGAACTACGGCGTTTTCGGTGCGTTGGCGGGACCCTGGGACCCGTCGGCAGCGTCGGTTGACTCTGCGGTCGGAGCAGGAAGCGACCAGCCTCGCGCGTCACCTTAACGACAACGGCCAGATCCTGGCGCATGTCCTGCCGGACGCCAGGCCGGGGAACCCTGATGTTCCCACGGTCGCGGACGTAGTTCAGGAACATATCGACCTGCTCGTCCGCCCCTCGCCCGGCGCGATCGGAACCTACCAGCGGATACTCGACCTGCACATTCGGGAGTCGATTGGCACCATACCGGTCGACGAGTTCGGTTACCGCGACACCATGCAATGGCTCAAGCACCTGAGCGCCAAAGGTGCCGCGCCCAAAAGCATGCACAATATGCACGGGTTGCTCTCGGCGGCGATGAACACCGCCTTGCTCCTCGGATACGTGTCCCGCAACCCCTGCCGCGGCGTCACTCTGCCAACAATTGAGCGGGCAGACGACGACGCCATGTTCCTCACCCACGAAGAGTTCAGTCTCCTCCTTGAGGGCATTGATGAGCACTACAGGACGTTCATTCAGTTCCTGGTCATGACTGGAACGAGGTTCGGTGAAGCAACCGCAATGAGGGTCATCGACATCGATCTGCGCTCCCGCCCGGCCACTGCACGGGTGAACAAGGCGTGGAAGCGCGACGGGCATTCCCGTTATTACGTCGGGCCAACCAAGACCGCAGCGGGCAGACGAACCATCGGCCTTAACCCGGCCCTGGTGGAGTTGCTGATTCCCATCGTGGCAGGCCGGCCGGGTAGCGATCTCCTGTTCACGACGACCGACGGCGGGCGGATCTCTCACAAACCATTCTGGCAACATCACTGGGTGCCGGCCATCCACACAGCCCAAGCCCGCGGATTGGCTAAGACGCCGCGTATTCACGACCTTCGACACACTCATGCGTCATGGCTTATCCAGGACGGCGTTATGTCTCTCTTCGCGATTTCACGTCGGCTCGGTCATGCATCAGTCCAAACAACGGAGCAGGTGTACGGGCACCTCATGCCGCAGGCCCTTCAAGACGGCGCAGACGCTACCGAAAGGTCCATTCAAGGAATCCATTCATAG
- a CDS encoding helix-turn-helix transcriptional regulator, whose translation MKAIQDARELGEKVKRHRHHAGLSQETLARNIGISRSTIIDLEQGRNVSISTALKVLAQLGAGLSITETPAEPELYWTAESAAREIKRELRNGDPDFAMRVLSMAASYFDDLDPSGRRRFLRARPPSTGRKRWDTLLARTFAYKCHQHSLKEPAWTSTPPLESKWYATPRKHVSPAWKLRMAERTPVEFSEANIAFDPANLAAA comes from the coding sequence GTGAAGGCAATTCAGGACGCTCGGGAGCTTGGTGAGAAGGTGAAACGGCACCGCCACCATGCGGGACTGTCCCAGGAGACGCTTGCCCGCAATATCGGAATCAGCCGGTCCACCATCATCGATCTTGAGCAGGGCAGAAATGTCTCCATCAGCACGGCCCTTAAGGTCCTTGCACAACTTGGCGCTGGACTCAGCATCACGGAGACCCCTGCAGAGCCGGAACTCTACTGGACTGCCGAATCGGCAGCCCGTGAGATCAAGCGGGAGCTGCGCAACGGCGATCCGGACTTCGCCATGCGGGTGCTTTCCATGGCGGCCAGTTACTTTGACGATCTGGATCCCTCCGGGCGCCGGCGCTTCCTTCGTGCCCGGCCCCCGTCCACCGGTCGCAAGCGCTGGGATACCTTGCTGGCCAGGACCTTCGCGTACAAGTGCCACCAGCACAGTCTGAAAGAGCCCGCATGGACGAGCACGCCGCCGCTGGAGTCAAAATGGTACGCCACCCCCCGCAAGCACGTTTCCCCTGCATGGAAGCTACGCATGGCGGAACGGACCCCCGTTGAATTCTCAGAGGCAAACATCGCGTTCGATCCAGCCAACCTGGCCGCAGCATGA
- a CDS encoding DUF6036 family nucleotidyltransferase, translating to MTPARRAALGPDDIRELLIELSRRLQARGAAADIYLVGGAAIAVEFDSRRSTTDIDAVYKPEQTVQELATDMAAELGLDPRWLNNAARAYIPDGEDFEAAEVAIADNLMLRVASPRFLLAMKLAAGRDRDIPDIAVLCRALDIKTAEAAVNVAIELYGEDSMQLSNRDDLLLVAREALDSFR from the coding sequence ATGACACCGGCCCGACGGGCAGCCCTTGGACCGGATGACATACGGGAGCTTCTGATCGAGCTCTCCCGTCGGCTCCAAGCAAGGGGCGCCGCAGCTGATATCTATCTTGTCGGCGGCGCTGCTATCGCTGTGGAGTTCGACTCCCGACGCTCCACAACCGACATCGACGCTGTGTACAAGCCGGAGCAGACGGTGCAGGAGCTCGCCACGGACATGGCTGCCGAGCTCGGCCTGGATCCTCGGTGGCTGAACAACGCCGCCCGCGCCTACATACCCGACGGCGAGGACTTTGAGGCAGCGGAGGTTGCCATTGCCGACAACCTCATGCTGCGCGTCGCCTCACCGAGATTTCTGCTCGCCATGAAACTCGCAGCCGGCAGGGACCGGGATATTCCCGATATTGCCGTGCTCTGCAGGGCGCTGGACATCAAGACCGCAGAGGCGGCCGTCAACGTAGCGATCGAGTTGTACGGCGAGGATTCAATGCAGCTCAGCAACCGCGATGACCTGCTTCTGGTCGCCCGCGAGGCCCTGGACTCGTTCCGCTGA
- the yczE gene encoding membrane protein YczE: protein MPRPIRRFLTTQHIAARLVRLYLGLLGCGLAIGLSLRSGLGVSPWDVLAQGIARSSGTSFGTATILISIVVLLLWIPLGQKPGVGTISNALLVGCFVDLSLVVVPATDAQSLWGPFVQAVLLLAGTILFPFASALYIGANLKPGPRDGLMTGLVARTGRRIWTVRTLLEVSVTALGWLLGGTPGIGTVIFAVSVGPLIQLALRLFSVNIGQREDNMSEHLLVAQVPPAKS from the coding sequence GTGCCCCGTCCCATACGACGTTTCCTAACAACCCAGCATATAGCGGCCCGTCTCGTGCGCCTCTACCTAGGCCTGCTCGGATGCGGCCTGGCTATAGGCCTGAGCTTGCGTTCCGGTTTGGGCGTGTCACCCTGGGACGTTCTCGCCCAGGGGATCGCGCGTTCCTCTGGAACAAGCTTTGGCACTGCCACGATTCTCATAAGCATCGTGGTTTTACTGCTTTGGATTCCTTTGGGGCAGAAGCCAGGAGTGGGAACGATCTCGAATGCCTTGCTGGTTGGCTGCTTTGTCGACCTGTCGCTGGTTGTAGTTCCTGCGACGGATGCACAGTCTCTGTGGGGTCCCTTCGTGCAGGCAGTCCTTCTCCTTGCTGGAACGATATTGTTCCCCTTTGCATCCGCCCTTTACATCGGCGCGAATTTGAAGCCAGGTCCCCGTGATGGGCTTATGACCGGACTAGTGGCGCGCACAGGTCGGCGCATCTGGACGGTGCGAACGCTGCTAGAAGTTTCTGTAACCGCGTTAGGGTGGCTGCTGGGCGGCACACCAGGTATCGGCACCGTTATTTTTGCTGTGTCTGTAGGCCCCCTCATCCAGCTGGCACTACGGCTGTTCTCAGTCAATATCGGCCAACGCGAGGACAACATGAGCGAACACCTGCTTGTGGCACAAGTACCCCCGGCTAAGAGCTAA
- a CDS encoding universal stress protein has protein sequence MSEVIIVGVDESKTAKKAAECARDLAAALNAPLHVVSAFDTDRTEVVGSGSERFTVTSFDAAEHVARTVAESLGSNVQVTYSAARGRAADAIIKEALRLDARIIVVGNRRMQGIGRVLGSVANSVAHSAPCDVYIANTYDVD, from the coding sequence ATGAGTGAAGTGATCATTGTCGGGGTTGACGAAAGCAAGACAGCAAAAAAAGCAGCCGAGTGCGCCCGCGATCTTGCAGCAGCCCTGAACGCACCACTCCATGTGGTTTCGGCCTTCGACACTGACCGGACCGAAGTGGTCGGCAGCGGCAGCGAAAGGTTCACCGTGACCTCTTTTGATGCGGCCGAACACGTGGCACGTACTGTAGCGGAATCCCTCGGCAGTAACGTCCAAGTGACCTACTCTGCAGCCCGAGGCCGGGCTGCAGATGCCATCATCAAGGAAGCCCTGCGCCTGGACGCCCGCATCATCGTAGTCGGAAACCGTAGAATGCAGGGTATCGGGCGCGTCCTGGGCAGCGTGGCCAACAGCGTGGCGCACAGCGCGCCCTGCGACGTTTACATTGCAAACACATACGACGTTGACTAG
- a CDS encoding sugar ABC transporter substrate-binding protein: MAAVVSAITLAGCASSGESASGKPKIYVAMAHSGTNWPTEAANIAMAIATSPEVAAKYEARKVISGSDVQKQISDYQSMIAEGAKLIVSFPISPTALDPVIKQGCDRGVVFVMFDSAVNAPCAWNVEYLTAPPAAQPDKPFFGAQSAQALVDLLKGEGKIFMNRGIAGVSTDNVNSDAAKAVFAKYPGIEVVAEYYGKWDASVAQQETSKALAAHPDVDGVWSQDGDAGVVKALKAAGKTIPVTGENSNYFRAAIGEGWPGISAGSPPAQAGVAMKIGLKILAEGPESVDRNIEMPMPWVTNETAKECAGNVIEDGCNYFKSVDDALMTEVFEPTLLPEITLDSAKSGKPVEKLTQLPDMTKYVQPPQRRIYSRGKCDEGWKPGPVMTGQTPVGLPGCIEE; this comes from the coding sequence ATGGCGGCTGTCGTCAGCGCGATCACGCTGGCCGGCTGCGCTTCGAGTGGTGAATCGGCTTCAGGCAAGCCGAAAATTTATGTGGCAATGGCCCACAGCGGAACGAACTGGCCGACAGAGGCTGCGAACATTGCCATGGCGATTGCAACGTCGCCAGAGGTTGCAGCCAAATACGAAGCCAGGAAGGTTATTTCCGGCTCAGACGTGCAGAAGCAAATCTCCGACTACCAGTCAATGATTGCAGAGGGTGCCAAACTGATCGTAAGTTTCCCCATTTCACCAACCGCACTTGATCCGGTGATCAAGCAGGGGTGCGACAGGGGAGTCGTGTTCGTTATGTTCGACTCTGCTGTTAACGCCCCCTGTGCTTGGAATGTTGAATATCTAACCGCCCCTCCTGCTGCACAACCTGACAAGCCGTTCTTCGGCGCACAAAGCGCCCAGGCGCTCGTTGACCTCCTCAAAGGCGAGGGGAAAATCTTCATGAACCGAGGCATTGCAGGTGTGTCCACTGACAACGTGAACAGCGACGCTGCGAAGGCGGTATTCGCCAAGTACCCCGGCATTGAGGTAGTTGCGGAGTATTACGGCAAATGGGATGCGTCGGTCGCCCAGCAGGAGACCTCGAAGGCACTTGCTGCTCACCCTGACGTTGACGGGGTCTGGTCCCAGGACGGCGACGCCGGTGTGGTGAAGGCATTGAAGGCTGCTGGAAAGACTATTCCGGTCACCGGTGAAAACTCAAACTATTTCCGGGCCGCCATCGGTGAGGGGTGGCCGGGAATCTCCGCCGGTTCCCCTCCAGCTCAGGCCGGTGTCGCAATGAAAATTGGACTGAAGATCCTCGCCGAGGGGCCGGAATCAGTAGACCGCAACATTGAAATGCCGATGCCCTGGGTCACCAATGAAACAGCCAAAGAGTGCGCCGGCAACGTAATCGAGGACGGATGTAACTACTTCAAGTCAGTCGACGATGCACTCATGACCGAGGTATTCGAACCGACACTTCTTCCGGAGATCACGCTGGATTCGGCTAAGTCCGGCAAACCGGTAGAAAAGCTCACACAGTTGCCCGACATGACGAAATACGTTCAGCCCCCTCAGCGGCGTATCTACTCCCGTGGGAAATGCGACGAAGGCTGGAAGCCTGGACCGGTGATGACCGGACAAACCCCGGTGGGCCTTCCGGGTTGCATCGAGGAATAG
- a CDS encoding ABC transporter permease, with product MKTSEQSGVSTAPASAGTHAEVFVAASLQRLRALPPGTIAVWSLAVLAFPASRLVSESFPSTTLLRNVLILALFLVLVAFGQGLIILSGGVDLSVPSSVALGAFATGYFTSHGLPTLVAVAAAIALASLVGLINGVTISRSGFPPFIVTLSIGSIVASGLLGFSAGNPGQTSPAELSALFAIDATILGVPIAAWILVATLIICYTVQSGSALGRRTYAIGNSARAAEIAGIPVARSLQLVYCIAGAAFGLAGVLLLGYGSGADLNIGAPWLLPSIAAVVVGGSSIKGGSGSFVGTVGGAFLLTILGICISAAGLSEGYKQVLYGGVVLVALLSGLRRVSR from the coding sequence GTGAAAACATCGGAACAAAGCGGTGTTTCTACCGCGCCTGCCAGTGCCGGAACTCATGCTGAGGTGTTCGTTGCGGCGTCCCTCCAGCGGCTGCGCGCGCTCCCGCCGGGCACCATTGCCGTCTGGTCTCTTGCCGTACTTGCCTTTCCAGCCTCGCGATTGGTTAGTGAGAGCTTCCCGTCCACCACACTGTTGCGCAATGTATTGATCCTCGCCCTTTTTCTCGTGCTGGTCGCATTTGGACAAGGTCTAATTATCCTCTCGGGAGGTGTGGATCTGTCCGTGCCCTCATCCGTGGCACTCGGGGCTTTCGCAACTGGCTACTTCACATCGCACGGGCTCCCGACGCTTGTGGCAGTGGCGGCAGCCATCGCGCTGGCAAGCTTGGTGGGTCTAATAAATGGGGTAACTATTTCCCGCAGTGGTTTCCCGCCGTTTATCGTCACTCTCTCGATCGGCTCGATCGTCGCCTCTGGGCTCCTTGGGTTTAGTGCCGGAAATCCGGGCCAGACTTCACCAGCGGAGCTATCGGCGCTGTTCGCCATCGATGCGACTATCCTCGGCGTTCCGATCGCAGCCTGGATCTTGGTGGCGACTCTCATCATCTGCTACACGGTTCAGAGCGGTTCGGCGCTCGGGCGACGGACATATGCGATTGGTAACTCGGCCCGAGCAGCGGAGATAGCCGGTATACCTGTCGCCCGCTCCCTTCAGCTGGTTTATTGCATCGCCGGAGCCGCCTTCGGCCTTGCCGGTGTGCTGCTGCTTGGCTACGGCTCAGGGGCGGACCTGAATATCGGTGCTCCGTGGTTGCTTCCCAGCATTGCTGCAGTGGTCGTCGGCGGGTCATCCATCAAAGGCGGGAGCGGAAGCTTTGTGGGAACGGTTGGAGGGGCGTTCCTGCTGACTATTCTCGGCATCTGCATCAGCGCCGCCGGCCTGAGCGAGGGATACAAGCAAGTTCTTTACGGTGGCGTCGTGCTCGTCGCCCTGTTGAGCGGATTGCGCCGGGTATCACGATGA
- a CDS encoding ABC transporter permease, producing the protein MGAYSFARSRVHYGIWISGILFFTLYLMLTVVSPASRTSFAITGFLVIMTPLALAAVGVTLVMITGGFDLSVAGVISVANVLAATQMQKSPEHVWLIAAAIVLGGLVVGALNGMMVALAGLQSLGATLASFIILSGVAIVLMPGPGGSVPAEFSSFLTTEIGFVPTALIVVLVISLLWIAFSKSRTGIAALSIGADRSATGMSGVHVPTAEIICYALAGGVYAMAGLYLAAVTATGDPNAGRPFLLTAFAAMALGLVSFSGGAGSAIGAIFGAGTLIIIQRLLFALGISDFWVGAIQGAVILAALSAPAAARYVMASRRQRRSSARNDDANLATNQESLL; encoded by the coding sequence ATGGGCGCTTATTCCTTCGCTCGCAGCCGCGTCCATTACGGGATCTGGATTTCCGGCATACTGTTCTTCACGCTCTATCTGATGCTCACGGTGGTTTCACCCGCATCCAGGACGTCATTCGCCATAACAGGGTTCCTCGTCATCATGACGCCGCTCGCCTTAGCTGCCGTCGGCGTGACCTTGGTAATGATCACCGGAGGATTCGATCTTTCGGTAGCCGGAGTCATCAGCGTAGCCAATGTCCTGGCAGCTACCCAGATGCAGAAGTCACCCGAGCACGTGTGGCTTATTGCTGCTGCAATTGTTCTTGGTGGGCTGGTAGTCGGTGCATTAAACGGCATGATGGTAGCGTTGGCCGGCCTACAGTCGCTCGGCGCTACGCTCGCATCATTCATCATATTGAGCGGCGTTGCAATCGTCTTGATGCCGGGCCCGGGAGGTTCCGTTCCGGCTGAATTCTCCTCATTCCTGACCACCGAAATTGGTTTCGTCCCGACAGCGCTCATTGTGGTCTTGGTGATCAGCCTGCTGTGGATTGCGTTTAGCAAATCACGCACCGGAATCGCGGCACTGTCCATTGGCGCAGACCGGTCCGCAACGGGGATGTCAGGCGTCCATGTGCCCACCGCCGAGATCATCTGCTATGCGTTGGCGGGTGGGGTATATGCGATGGCCGGTCTCTACCTCGCTGCTGTAACAGCGACAGGTGATCCCAACGCTGGGCGACCCTTTCTCCTTACAGCGTTTGCGGCCATGGCGTTGGGACTAGTGAGCTTCAGTGGTGGAGCTGGTAGCGCTATCGGTGCCATTTTCGGCGCAGGCACACTCATCATCATCCAAAGGCTGCTCTTCGCTCTAGGAATCTCTGATTTCTGGGTGGGTGCCATCCAGGGCGCCGTCATCCTGGCCGCCCTCTCAGCGCCTGCCGCTGCTCGGTATGTCATGGCAAGCCGGCGACAACGCCGTTCATCTGCACGCAATGACGATGCCAACCTCGCCACCAATCAGGAGTCGCTGCTGTGA